A genomic region of Pseudoalteromonas rubra contains the following coding sequences:
- a CDS encoding superoxide dismutase, producing MAFTLPALPYAYDALEPHIDSKTMEIHHTLHHQTYVNKANAALEGSEFEGQSTIELLTNIHDLPETLRGAVRDHVGGHNNHSLFWEVMSPQGGQLHQGELSAAIDKHFGNYDTFKTQFTQAAVSRFGSGWAWLVVDDQKRLQVTSSLNQDSPFMDGLTPVLGLDVWEHAYYLKYQNRRPEYIEAFYKVVNWQEVERRFLEAVS from the coding sequence ATGGCATTTACACTGCCCGCGTTACCTTATGCCTATGATGCGTTAGAGCCGCATATTGACAGCAAAACCATGGAGATCCATCACACTCTGCATCACCAGACTTATGTCAACAAAGCCAATGCTGCGCTTGAAGGCAGCGAGTTTGAAGGTCAATCCACCATAGAATTGCTAACCAATATCCATGATCTCCCGGAGACATTGCGTGGTGCTGTACGCGATCACGTCGGTGGTCACAACAATCATTCTTTATTCTGGGAAGTCATGTCGCCACAAGGCGGGCAGCTGCATCAGGGAGAGCTGTCCGCAGCCATTGACAAGCACTTTGGCAATTACGACACATTTAAAACGCAATTTACCCAGGCTGCGGTAAGTCGTTTTGGAAGCGGCTGGGCGTGGCTGGTCGTGGATGATCAAAAGCGTCTGCAGGTCACCAGCTCACTCAATCAGGACAGTCCATTTATGGACGGTCTGACGCCTGTGTTAGGGCTCGATGTGTGGGAGCACGCCTACTATCTCAAGTATCAAAACCGCAGACCGGAGTATATTGAGGCTTTTTACAAGGTGGTTAACTGGCAGGAAGTAGAACGTCGTTTTCTTGAAGCGGTAAGCTAA
- a CDS encoding mechanosensitive ion channel family protein, with protein MIEQEIAQIEHYYVLIRDYLVTYSMQLFGALVILLFGLWLAKKLAKATERLMLKHNIDVTLTNFISNVVKVLLIIMFTIIALGKIGISVTPFVAAIGAASLGAGLAVQGMLSNYGSGLAIIATRPFVVGDTIAVKGVCGQVKSIELGHTILVNEEKVEITIPNKHIIGEIMQNSFAHSLVKGEIGIAYSANAEQAIAIINGILSNHEAVAGTPQAQVGIEAFGDSAVLISYRYWVPTTQIIEHKLTINGAIYAAIQTANIEIPFPQRVVTIKEKHTSAD; from the coding sequence ATGATAGAACAAGAAATTGCACAAATTGAACACTACTACGTGCTGATCCGAGACTACCTGGTTACCTACAGTATGCAATTATTTGGTGCCCTGGTGATCTTACTGTTCGGTCTGTGGCTGGCTAAAAAGCTGGCTAAAGCCACCGAACGCCTGATGCTCAAACACAATATTGATGTGACACTGACAAACTTCATCAGCAACGTAGTCAAAGTGCTGCTCATTATTATGTTCACCATCATTGCACTGGGCAAAATAGGGATCAGTGTGACCCCGTTTGTGGCCGCAATCGGTGCGGCCTCACTGGGGGCTGGTCTCGCAGTCCAGGGCATGTTATCCAACTACGGCTCTGGCTTAGCCATCATTGCGACCCGACCGTTTGTGGTGGGCGATACAATCGCTGTTAAAGGCGTGTGTGGTCAGGTAAAAAGCATTGAGCTGGGTCATACCATTTTGGTCAATGAGGAAAAGGTTGAAATCACCATCCCTAATAAGCATATCATTGGTGAAATTATGCAAAACTCCTTCGCCCACTCGCTGGTGAAAGGAGAAATTGGCATCGCGTATAGTGCCAACGCCGAGCAGGCAATTGCGATTATCAATGGTATTTTATCGAACCATGAAGCGGTCGCAGGCACCCCGCAAGCTCAGGTTGGTATAGAAGCGTTTGGCGACAGTGCCGTACTGATCAGCTACCGTTACTGGGTGCCGACCACTCAAATCATCGAGCATAAATTGACTATCAACGGTGCCATTTATGCCGCAATCCAGACCGCCAACATAGAAATCCCGTTTCCACAACGAGTTGTCACAATCAAAGAGAAGCATACGTCCGCAGATTGA
- a CDS encoding LrgB family protein, with the protein MISMLMGCAFTLILFAIMRRVNQRWRSPMLNPVLLCIVLISVVLLFGNIDYIDYRNATTPISFFLEIAVVALALPLYQQLHAIRPYLLLISLSSFLGISCATITAFILCQWFSAPEPLMASLMALSVTTPITLIVTDTLSGLPGIAAIMVILIGVLGGVFGLSLLTLVGVTQPQAKGVALGVACHAIGTAAAMEHHPAAGAFASAAMIISAVITASWVPVLFTLLQGIIS; encoded by the coding sequence ATGATTAGTATGCTCATGGGCTGCGCGTTCACGCTAATCCTGTTTGCCATCATGCGACGCGTCAATCAACGCTGGCGCTCACCTATGCTCAACCCCGTATTGCTCTGCATTGTACTTATCAGTGTCGTTCTGCTGTTCGGCAATATTGACTATATAGACTACCGCAATGCCACCACACCGATCAGTTTCTTTCTGGAGATAGCTGTGGTTGCCCTCGCTTTGCCGTTATACCAACAGCTCCATGCGATACGACCTTACCTGCTGCTCATTAGCCTCAGCAGCTTTTTGGGGATCTCTTGTGCGACAATCACAGCCTTTATCCTCTGTCAGTGGTTTAGTGCACCTGAGCCCCTCATGGCGTCGTTAATGGCTTTGTCAGTCACCACACCTATTACACTGATCGTAACAGACACACTGAGCGGCCTGCCCGGTATTGCCGCCATTATGGTGATCCTGATTGGTGTGCTGGGCGGCGTATTTGGCTTATCACTACTTACTTTAGTCGGCGTGACACAGCCTCAGGCCAAAGGCGTCGCACTGGGTGTGGCCTGTCACGCGATCGGCACAGCCGCAGCGATGGAACATCATCCTGCCGCCGGTGCTTTTGCCTCCGCAGCAATGATAATCAGCGCCGTGATCACAGCGAGCTGGGTGCCAGTGCTTTTTACGCTATTACAGGGCATAATCAGCTAA
- the smrB gene encoding endonuclease SmrB, which translates to MNTDKPNSQLPADDFALFREAISGTSQFKQDTVQQARRQTRFKGEVIAEQKKQHQAEFYFSDEYVPDIDTHGTVNYVRPGADKYLAKQLRRGDYAPELILDMHGMNKETAKDELAALIHACKKQHVACACVVHGIGERVLKHKVPQYLVQHPDILAIHQAPLEYGGKGAVLILVDLPQNMEFRR; encoded by the coding sequence ATGAACACAGATAAACCAAACTCACAACTGCCAGCTGATGATTTCGCCTTGTTCCGCGAGGCAATATCGGGCACCAGTCAGTTCAAACAAGATACCGTGCAACAAGCCAGACGTCAGACGCGCTTTAAGGGTGAAGTGATCGCCGAGCAAAAAAAGCAGCATCAGGCTGAGTTCTATTTTTCAGACGAATATGTTCCGGACATAGACACTCATGGCACCGTCAATTATGTTCGCCCGGGTGCGGACAAGTATCTCGCCAAGCAACTGCGCCGCGGTGATTACGCGCCTGAGCTGATCCTCGACATGCATGGTATGAACAAAGAAACGGCCAAAGATGAGCTGGCTGCGTTGATCCATGCCTGCAAAAAACAGCATGTCGCTTGTGCCTGTGTTGTACATGGCATTGGCGAACGCGTGTTAAAGCACAAAGTGCCGCAATATCTGGTGCAACACCCGGATATATTAGCAATCCATCAGGCCCCATTAGAATATGGTGGCAAAGGTGCAGTCCTGATCCTGGTCGATTTACCACAAAATATGGAATTTCGTCGCTAA
- the aroC gene encoding chorismate synthase: MAGNSIGQLFKVSTFGESHGLALGGVVDGVPAGLELDEADLQVDLDRRKPGQSRYTTQRREGDEIKILSGVFEGKTTGTSIGLLIENTDQRSKDYSKIKDVFRPGHGDYSYWHKYGHRDYRGGGRSSARETAIRVAAGGIAKKYLKQVHGVEIHACLSQLGPIKAEQFDWQQVEQNPFFFPDVTKLDALDEYMRDLKKQGDSVGAKVKVVAKGVPVGLGEPVFDRLDAELAHSLMSINAVKGVEIGDGFEVVEQKGSEHRDELTPEGFTSNHAGGVLAGISTGQDIIASIALKPTSSITIPGQSINTQNESVEMITKGRHDPCVGIRAIPIAEAMMAITLMDHLLRQRGQNPHVELSHGPIPAQRT, translated from the coding sequence ATGGCAGGCAACAGCATAGGCCAATTATTTAAGGTATCGACTTTTGGTGAAAGCCATGGTCTCGCACTGGGCGGTGTAGTAGATGGCGTCCCGGCGGGGCTTGAATTGGACGAAGCGGATCTTCAGGTGGACCTGGACAGGCGCAAACCTGGGCAAAGCCGCTATACAACTCAGCGCCGCGAGGGGGATGAAATTAAAATCCTCTCTGGGGTGTTCGAGGGGAAAACAACTGGCACCAGTATTGGTTTGTTAATCGAGAATACCGATCAGCGCTCCAAAGACTACAGCAAAATCAAAGACGTTTTCCGCCCTGGTCACGGTGACTACAGTTATTGGCACAAATACGGACACCGCGACTACCGCGGTGGCGGACGCTCGTCAGCCAGAGAGACAGCCATTCGTGTTGCGGCGGGTGGCATTGCTAAAAAATACCTTAAGCAGGTGCATGGTGTTGAGATCCATGCCTGTTTGTCCCAGCTCGGGCCGATTAAAGCTGAGCAGTTTGACTGGCAACAGGTTGAGCAGAACCCCTTTTTCTTTCCCGATGTAACCAAACTGGACGCACTGGACGAATATATGCGGGATCTGAAAAAGCAAGGTGATTCGGTTGGCGCCAAAGTCAAAGTGGTGGCAAAAGGGGTTCCGGTTGGCTTAGGCGAGCCGGTATTCGACAGACTGGATGCTGAACTGGCGCACTCTCTGATGAGTATCAATGCCGTAAAAGGCGTTGAGATCGGTGACGGCTTTGAGGTGGTTGAGCAAAAGGGCTCAGAGCACCGCGACGAGCTAACGCCAGAAGGGTTTACCAGTAATCATGCTGGTGGTGTACTGGCGGGTATCTCGACAGGCCAGGATATCATTGCTTCCATCGCACTTAAACCGACTTCCAGTATTACGATCCCGGGTCAGAGTATCAATACGCAAAATGAGTCGGTAGAGATGATCACCAAAGGGCGTCATGATCCGTGTGTTGGGATCCGGGCGATACCGATTGCAGAAGCTATGATGGCAATCACTTTGATGGACCACTTACTCAGACAACGTGGTCAGAATCCACATGTTGAGTTATCCCACGGTCCTATCCCTGCGCAGCGCACTTAA
- a CDS encoding chitinase, which yields MGICAIAPEISFSQPNDNATLLRNQPTQIAVSASDADGTISQLELFADQTLLGSTAQNTLTVEWTPTNTGPVILSAVATDNESNQSQQSLQVTVTDQPLVVDLTAPTSGTQYVLGNTISIKANAQALSGQISMVDFYANGVKVSSDTQAPYEFNYAPATVGQHSIYATATSTSGDTASSPAATVTVITPPVGKTHKLIGYWHNFVNPAGCPIPLDQISDAWDIIDIAFAENDRSSNGTVHFKPFEKDIRSNCPPIDPAKFKTDMQALQAQGKIFVLSLGGAEGTITLNTDADEANFVSSLTAIIQEWGFDGLDIDLESGSNLLHGSQIQARLPRAIKQIEQNMGGDMVLTMAPEHPYVHGGMIAYSGIWGAYIPLINELRDTLDLLHVQLYNNGGLPNPYEPGSAPEGSVNMMVAHAKMLIEGFDLADGSRFMPLRDDQVAIGLPSGPQSANSGQAPIANIIAALDCLTKGTQCGTITPSQPYPAFGGVMTWSINWDKFDGYNFSVPVGNKLTEMNQGQ from the coding sequence TTGGGGATCTGTGCGATCGCGCCCGAGATTAGCTTTAGTCAGCCTAACGATAATGCCACTTTGCTGCGTAACCAGCCGACACAAATTGCTGTCAGTGCCTCCGATGCCGACGGGACTATCTCGCAGTTAGAGTTATTTGCTGATCAAACCTTACTTGGCAGTACCGCACAAAATACACTGACTGTTGAGTGGACTCCAACCAACACCGGGCCGGTTATACTCAGTGCCGTTGCAACCGATAATGAGAGCAATCAGAGCCAACAATCTCTCCAGGTTACAGTTACAGATCAGCCACTGGTCGTTGATTTAACCGCCCCGACTTCGGGTACTCAATATGTATTGGGTAATACCATTTCTATCAAAGCCAATGCTCAGGCGCTCAGCGGTCAGATCTCGATGGTCGATTTTTATGCCAACGGGGTAAAAGTTAGCAGTGATACCCAGGCACCTTATGAGTTTAACTACGCACCAGCAACCGTTGGACAACACAGTATCTATGCAACTGCGACCAGCACATCGGGAGATACTGCAAGCAGCCCGGCCGCCACTGTCACTGTCATTACGCCGCCGGTTGGCAAAACCCATAAACTCATAGGCTACTGGCACAACTTTGTTAACCCGGCTGGCTGCCCTATTCCATTGGATCAGATCTCAGATGCCTGGGACATCATCGACATTGCCTTTGCGGAAAACGACCGCTCTTCTAATGGTACGGTTCACTTCAAGCCCTTTGAAAAGGACATCCGCTCTAACTGCCCACCCATCGATCCCGCTAAATTCAAAACCGATATGCAGGCACTACAGGCCCAGGGCAAAATTTTTGTGCTCAGCCTGGGTGGCGCTGAAGGCACCATTACGCTGAACACAGATGCTGATGAAGCGAATTTTGTCAGCAGCCTCACAGCCATTATTCAGGAATGGGGATTTGATGGCCTAGATATTGACCTTGAAAGTGGCTCAAACCTGTTACACGGCTCTCAGATACAGGCTCGTTTACCCAGGGCAATTAAACAGATAGAGCAGAATATGGGCGGAGACATGGTCTTAACCATGGCACCCGAGCACCCTTATGTACATGGGGGCATGATAGCCTACTCCGGCATTTGGGGCGCATACATTCCATTGATCAACGAACTCAGAGACACGCTGGATTTACTGCATGTGCAGCTCTACAACAATGGTGGACTGCCCAATCCATACGAGCCAGGCAGTGCGCCGGAAGGATCAGTTAACATGATGGTCGCCCACGCAAAAATGCTGATTGAAGGCTTTGATCTTGCCGATGGCAGTCGCTTTATGCCACTGAGAGATGATCAGGTTGCCATTGGACTACCCTCAGGTCCGCAGTCGGCCAACTCAGGTCAGGCACCTATTGCCAATATTATTGCGGCACTGGACTGTCTGACCAAAGGTACGCAATGCGGTACGATTACGCCCAGCCAGCCTTATCCCGCTTTTGGCGGTGTGATGACCTGGTCAATTAACTGGGACAAATTTGATGGTTATAACTTCTCTGTGCCTGTGGGCAATAAACTCACAGAAATGAATCAGGGACAATAA
- a CDS encoding response regulator: protein MNELLSSDLSILLLEPSQTQRRIISNELQEEGIRNIESVDTLAAAIESLNNSKPDLVISALYLPDGEALTLLQHIHTELADHQLPFMLVSSETRRIQLEAFKQSGVVAILPKPFNKTHLGKAINATLDILSPEELELDLYDIQELRILVVDDSRLARNHIRRVLNNLGATRISEAEHGAEALTILEDTMFDLIITDFNMPEVNGQELAEAIRNSNEHNHVPILMVSSEANETHLANIAQSGVNALCDKPFEPQVVKQLIYQLLEQS from the coding sequence ATGAATGAACTTTTAAGCTCAGATCTGAGCATCCTACTTCTGGAACCGTCCCAGACACAAAGACGGATCATCAGCAACGAACTTCAGGAAGAAGGGATCCGCAATATCGAGAGCGTGGACACACTTGCTGCTGCCATCGAGAGCCTGAATAACAGCAAGCCCGATCTGGTGATCAGTGCACTGTATCTGCCTGACGGTGAAGCACTCACCTTATTGCAGCACATCCATACCGAGCTGGCGGATCACCAACTGCCCTTTATGCTGGTATCCAGTGAGACGCGTAGAATACAGCTGGAAGCGTTCAAGCAATCTGGTGTGGTTGCCATTCTGCCGAAACCCTTCAACAAAACGCACCTGGGTAAAGCCATCAACGCGACACTGGATATTCTCTCTCCGGAAGAGCTGGAGCTGGACTTGTATGATATCCAGGAGTTGCGGATCCTGGTCGTAGACGATTCACGCCTGGCGCGCAATCACATCCGCCGGGTACTGAACAACCTGGGTGCCACCCGGATCAGTGAAGCGGAGCATGGCGCAGAAGCACTCACAATATTAGAAGACACCATGTTTGATCTGATCATTACCGACTTCAATATGCCAGAAGTGAACGGCCAGGAGCTGGCTGAAGCCATTCGAAACTCCAACGAGCATAATCACGTGCCAATCCTTATGGTATCCTCTGAGGCCAATGAAACGCACCTGGCTAATATTGCACAATCTGGCGTGAACGCTTTATGTGATAAGCCTTTCGAACCTCAGGTCGTGAAACAATTGATCTATCAGCTACTTGAACAAAGTTAA
- a CDS encoding Ig-like domain-containing protein, with protein MNTRKLMKICCAAGLQMIAVHSWAQADTANYDCSALAEWSSSTVYRKGDQVRAQAQAYEAKWFNQNERPANNSDTFDVWRQLGQCISGNAPVVTLVSPQDGAVLNKNDSAVFAANASDQDGDLAQVEFFVNDISVGILSQPPYQLTWSAQLGMHTVSAVAVDAKGNLSTPATAGITVRDDNGNVPPALTIDTPTNNQAFKVGDTVSLAVQATDTDGQVVQVEMWRDAQRLTTLNTPPFRHDFVTVSPGSKQLRVIAQDDKGATAEASVTIEVSAASSGGCAGLSTYRAGQSYQSGELVAHNNRKYRCDIAGWCSSSAAWAYEPGTGQHWQDAWSDLGICAIAPEISFSQPNDNATLLRNQPTQIAVSASDADGTISQLELFADQTLLGSTAQNTLTVEWTPTNTGPVILSAVATDNESNQSQQSLQVTVTDQPLVVDLTAPTSGTQYVLGNTISIKANAQALSGQISMVDFYANGVKVSSDTQAPYEFNYAPATVGQHSIYATATSTSGDTASSPAATVTVITPPVGKTHKLIGYWHNFVNPAGCPIPLDQISDAWDIIDIAFAENDRSSNGTVHFKPFEKDIRSNCPPIDPAKFKTDMQALQAQGKIFVLSLGGAEGTITLNTDADEANFVSSLTAIIQEWGFDGLDIDLESGSNLLHGSQIQARLPRAIKQIEQNMGGDMVLTMAPEHPYVHGGMIAYSGIWGAYIPLINELRDTRFGDLCDRARD; from the coding sequence ATGAACACAAGAAAGTTAATGAAGATATGCTGTGCCGCAGGCCTGCAAATGATTGCAGTACACAGCTGGGCTCAGGCCGATACCGCCAACTATGACTGCAGCGCGCTCGCCGAATGGTCCAGTTCAACGGTGTACCGCAAAGGCGATCAAGTGCGTGCTCAGGCTCAAGCTTATGAAGCAAAATGGTTCAATCAAAATGAGCGACCCGCGAACAATTCCGATACCTTTGACGTATGGCGACAACTTGGCCAGTGCATCAGCGGCAACGCCCCGGTGGTTACCCTGGTAAGCCCCCAGGATGGCGCTGTGCTGAACAAAAATGACAGCGCTGTTTTTGCTGCAAATGCCAGTGATCAGGATGGCGATCTCGCCCAGGTTGAGTTTTTTGTTAACGACATCAGTGTCGGTATACTCAGCCAGCCTCCTTATCAGCTTACCTGGTCTGCACAGCTGGGTATGCACACAGTGAGCGCAGTGGCAGTAGACGCCAAAGGAAACCTCAGTACACCTGCAACAGCTGGCATTACGGTGCGAGATGACAACGGCAATGTACCTCCCGCTCTCACCATTGATACACCGACAAACAACCAAGCATTTAAAGTTGGCGATACCGTTAGCCTTGCCGTGCAGGCCACTGACACAGATGGCCAGGTTGTGCAGGTCGAAATGTGGCGAGATGCTCAGCGCCTGACAACGCTCAATACCCCACCTTTTCGCCATGATTTTGTGACCGTGAGTCCCGGCAGCAAACAGCTCAGAGTCATTGCACAAGACGACAAAGGTGCAACCGCTGAAGCCAGTGTGACCATTGAGGTGAGCGCTGCAAGCTCAGGTGGCTGCGCAGGTCTGAGCACTTATCGAGCTGGTCAAAGCTATCAAAGTGGTGAGCTGGTAGCACACAATAATCGCAAATATCGCTGCGACATCGCTGGCTGGTGCAGCTCCAGTGCTGCATGGGCCTACGAGCCCGGCACAGGTCAACACTGGCAGGACGCCTGGAGCGATTTGGGGATCTGTGCGATCGCGCCCGAGATTAGCTTTAGTCAGCCTAACGATAATGCCACTTTGCTGCGTAACCAGCCGACACAAATTGCTGTCAGTGCCTCCGATGCCGACGGGACTATCTCGCAGTTAGAGTTATTTGCTGATCAAACCTTACTTGGCAGTACCGCACAAAATACACTGACTGTTGAGTGGACTCCAACCAACACCGGGCCGGTTATACTCAGTGCCGTTGCAACCGATAATGAGAGCAATCAGAGCCAACAATCTCTCCAGGTTACAGTTACAGATCAGCCACTGGTCGTTGATTTAACCGCCCCGACTTCGGGTACTCAATATGTATTGGGTAATACCATTTCTATCAAAGCCAATGCTCAGGCGCTCAGCGGTCAGATCTCGATGGTCGATTTTTATGCCAACGGGGTAAAAGTTAGCAGTGATACCCAGGCACCTTATGAGTTTAACTACGCACCAGCAACCGTTGGACAACACAGTATCTATGCAACTGCGACCAGCACATCGGGAGATACTGCAAGCAGCCCGGCCGCCACTGTCACTGTCATTACGCCGCCGGTTGGCAAAACCCATAAACTCATAGGCTACTGGCACAACTTTGTTAACCCGGCTGGCTGCCCTATTCCATTGGATCAGATCTCAGATGCCTGGGACATCATCGACATTGCCTTTGCGGAAAACGACCGCTCTTCTAATGGTACGGTTCACTTCAAGCCCTTTGAAAAGGACATCCGCTCTAACTGCCCACCCATCGATCCCGCTAAATTCAAAACCGATATGCAGGCACTACAGGCCCAGGGCAAAATTTTTGTGCTCAGCCTGGGTGGCGCTGAAGGCACCATTACGCTGAACACAGATGCTGATGAAGCGAATTTTGTCAGCAGCCTCACAGCCATTATTCAGGAATGGGGATTTGATGGCCTAGATATTGACCTTGAAAGTGGCTCAAACCTGTTACACGGCTCTCAGATACAGGCTCGTTTACCCAGGGCAATTAAACAGATAGAGCAGAATATGGGCGGAGACATGGTCTTAACCATGGCACCCGAGCACCCTTATGTACATGGGGGCATGATAGCCTACTCCGGCATTTGGGGCGCATACATTCCATTGATCAACGAACTCAGAGACACGCGATTTGGGGATCTGTGCGATCGCGCCCGAGATTAG
- the prmB gene encoding 50S ribosomal protein L3 N(5)-glutamine methyltransferase — MSDSVISQAMAEEAYQDLVTIQDWLRWTASQFAGNGVFFGHGTDNPWDEAVSLVLPLLNLPVDAPKELISARLTHSEKVRLVEYLRLRIDERIPVAYLTNQAWFAGLPFYVDERVLVPRSPFAELIETQFTPWLKSPEKVTRILDMCTGSGCIAIALAKAFEQAQVDAVDISFDALAVAEMNIHDHQAQEQVFAIQSDVFSGVPGQQYDLIVANPPYVDAEDMADLPEEFHHEPELGLASGEDGLDVTRTLLQEAAGHLTDEGLLFVEVGNSMVHMEALYPGAPFTWLEFERGGLGVFVISKKQLLDYFND, encoded by the coding sequence ATGAGCGACTCTGTTATTTCTCAGGCGATGGCTGAAGAAGCCTATCAGGATTTAGTCACCATACAGGATTGGTTACGCTGGACTGCCAGTCAGTTTGCGGGCAATGGTGTATTTTTTGGTCATGGCACCGATAACCCATGGGATGAGGCGGTTAGCCTGGTTCTGCCATTGCTTAACTTGCCCGTTGATGCGCCGAAAGAGTTAATCAGTGCGCGCCTGACACACAGCGAGAAAGTCAGGCTGGTAGAGTACCTCAGATTGCGCATCGATGAGCGTATTCCGGTTGCTTACCTGACTAATCAGGCCTGGTTTGCGGGGCTGCCGTTTTATGTGGATGAGCGTGTGCTAGTGCCCCGTTCGCCTTTTGCTGAGTTAATCGAAACGCAGTTCACGCCGTGGTTAAAGTCACCGGAAAAAGTGACGCGTATATTAGATATGTGTACGGGATCGGGGTGTATTGCAATCGCGCTGGCCAAAGCTTTTGAACAGGCTCAGGTGGATGCGGTTGATATTTCTTTCGATGCCCTGGCGGTGGCCGAAATGAATATTCATGATCATCAGGCACAGGAGCAGGTATTTGCGATTCAGTCCGATGTGTTCAGCGGTGTACCTGGGCAGCAATATGATTTGATCGTAGCAAACCCACCTTATGTTGATGCGGAAGACATGGCGGATCTCCCTGAGGAGTTCCACCATGAACCAGAACTTGGCCTGGCCTCAGGTGAAGATGGCCTGGATGTGACCCGGACTTTATTGCAAGAGGCTGCCGGACATCTTACAGATGAGGGCTTGTTATTTGTCGAGGTGGGTAATTCTATGGTACATATGGAAGCGCTTTATCCAGGCGCGCCATTTACCTGGCTGGAATTTGAACGCGGCGGACTGGGCGTGTTTGTGATCAGTAAAAAACAGTTACTGGATTACTTTAACGACTAA
- the yghU gene encoding glutathione-dependent disulfide-bond oxidoreductase, whose translation MSNNTYTPPKVWTHQPSSDNKWANINSPESGARHEQALPVGAHPLQLYSMGTPNGQKVTIMLEELLALGVSEAEYDAHMIHIGEGMQFSSGFVGVNPNSKIPALVDKSGENEINVFESASILVYLAEKFEQLLPASGTDRINTFNWLFWAQGSAPFVGGGFGHFYAYADEKQEYPINRFAMEAKRQLDVLDKHLANNTYVAGEQYTIADIAIWPWYGSLALGRMYDAGEFLQVHQYEHVVRWAKQLDARPAVQRGRIVNRTFGEPWEQLRERHNAADIDAVLALKA comes from the coding sequence ATGAGTAACAACACGTATACCCCACCCAAAGTGTGGACACACCAGCCTAGCAGCGACAACAAATGGGCCAATATCAATAGCCCGGAATCCGGTGCCCGCCATGAGCAAGCACTGCCCGTGGGCGCACACCCACTGCAACTCTATTCAATGGGCACACCAAATGGGCAAAAGGTTACCATTATGTTGGAAGAGCTTCTGGCGCTTGGAGTCAGTGAGGCCGAATATGATGCACACATGATCCACATTGGTGAGGGTATGCAGTTTTCTTCAGGCTTTGTAGGCGTCAACCCGAACTCGAAAATTCCTGCTTTGGTTGATAAAAGCGGCGAAAATGAAATCAATGTATTTGAATCTGCTTCCATCCTCGTTTACCTGGCCGAGAAATTTGAACAGCTATTGCCCGCATCAGGCACAGACAGAATAAACACCTTTAACTGGTTGTTCTGGGCACAAGGCTCGGCACCCTTCGTTGGTGGCGGGTTTGGCCACTTCTATGCCTATGCAGATGAAAAGCAAGAATATCCCATCAACCGCTTTGCCATGGAAGCAAAACGTCAGCTTGATGTACTGGATAAACACCTGGCAAATAATACCTATGTTGCCGGTGAGCAATACACCATTGCCGACATTGCCATCTGGCCCTGGTATGGCAGCCTTGCACTAGGCAGAATGTACGACGCCGGTGAGTTTTTACAGGTTCACCAATATGAGCATGTTGTACGCTGGGCAAAACAACTGGATGCACGCCCTGCCGTACAACGAGGCAGGATCGTCAACCGTACCTTCGGTGAGCCTTGGGAGCAATTGAGAGAGCGCCACAATGCTGCCGATATTGATGCTGTACTGGCATTAAAAGCTTAA